Below is a window of Humulus lupulus chromosome 2, drHumLupu1.1, whole genome shotgun sequence DNA.
GAAAATCAAAGAGGATAGAGAATGAATGAACTGAACTTTATTGAAATATATTCAAGTGTTAAATAGAAAAAGAGAATACATCACTTATAATGAGCTAAAAATTAGAGTAAGACTAACAGATtcatagaaaaccataacaaatctagcagctaccacttaatagataaaatttgtagtaataaaagtaataataaccTCAGAGTAGTCACTATCACAAGATTTCATTCTATAGTTGCTAAAATCATAAACGATGTTAAAGTGGTTACAAGATACTCTACAAAGATTACTTACAAGAGtctctatcaattatgttttcatattaaaaaatatgatttaaattgtttcttttgtgttttatttGATCATTTCATGACAATCTGTTTTAAtacttatctatatatatacacatgtaaGACATGAATTATACTAtggaaaaaataaagataaaggtAATATTTAATTTGCTTTGAACACTCAGACAAGTATTTTTAAGCCAACACAACAGAGAGTAGAAATATTCGTTGCTTGTTTCATTTAGTTTGCAACATGAATTGCCTAACAGCGAATGAAAACAGGCATAGGCAGTATGTACATACAAAGGAAGAGAGAATATATATCTCAAAGTTACTTAACCCTTAGCCTTTTACTGCCACCTTCGCTCTTTATCGGCAAGGCTGCTGGATAATTGAAGGAAGGAAGGAAGAGAAAAACGAGATGCAATGACAGAGCAGTGTGCAGCATATTTATGACTACAAGACCAATTCTTTTAAAGTCAAAAGACTACATGACCTTTTCaataatattgaaaataaaccaagcaagaaagagaaaaaaattatttaaatttctgGCTTCTGCAAATTCAATTTCTTATAAGTTATAACCTGGTCTCTGGATACTAATCAGTTTGTCATTTGTTTTCcccagaatttaaaaaaaaaaaaaaaaagaggagaaaaAATTGCATTGCTGCAATTGTGAAAAAATCGATGTCCTTACTACAGGGGAATATACGAAATCCTTGAAGAAAAGAGCTTGAAAAGGTCAGAAGCATATCAATAAAGTTTGTACATTTATCAAGATCTCCGAAAAATAGATGCCCCTACTAAATACCCAGcaaaaattttatacatatatgaTAATTCAACAAGTCTTTGGATTCTAACACTGAACTCACTTTGATTGCATGAAATAAAACGGTGCAGGTGCACTTTCTACGCAGAGTTATAACACATATGATAGAATGAATATAAGATCAAAAATAAAGAGCAGTACCTGAGCAATGTGCTTGGCAGAGATGAGTTCGACCATAACAAATGATGCATGCCATCCGTGCTTAAGGCCAAAAATTTCTAGAAGACCATCATCAGCATGGGCCTCAACAAACTTTTTCTGTGAGAACAATAAATGTCAAGATAAGCATTATTGACCTGAAACTTAAGTCCCTTCAATAAAAGGGACCATATGGTACATGAGATCAAATATGGTAAGGGGAAAATTATGATGAGTGCACTTTCAACTCCACAGTACTTGAGTATTATTGATGAATCAGGGAAAAACAATAACTTCGTAAGTACTCGAGTATTTTCATGCTTGCATCTGCATAACCAACATACAGCATAGAAGAACATAGAGCTAACAAACCCAATGAAAATTAACATTATCTCGAGGAGAGATATATACCTTTTCCAAATAATCTGGCTTCATATTACCCCAGGGATGTCGTCCACTTCCATAGTTATGAAGATTTAAAGCAACAATAGCTCTTACACTAGAggaacaaaaaattacaaaatgagaTTTATAGAATAAGAATATCAATGAAAAATGTATAAATGATGATAATACTTAGCGACAGAGATGGTACTTAtctaagaagaataagaagaaacaCATTGCCAGATAAAATTATATTGCAAATAAAACAAACTCACAAACGTACCTTGATGGAACAGTAATTTGCTCCCATTCTGAGCAATTGACCTTTTTGACATGCAGCCTTAAAATATTTGTTAGTCCCCTGAGCCAAAAAAGTATTAAGACGTGTAAGCAAATACAGATTATGATCAAGGCAGAATATTGTTACTCTTAATGACTATAGCTCTGAACAAATTATCAACCACAGCAGGAGagaatcatttaaaaatattctTTGTGCTTTCACCCCTTGAGCCCCAGTAATTTTAGAAGGAGAAAAGCACAAGagaataaaattaaatcaaagtGGAATCCTACTTGCTGATAAATTATTTCCATCAGCAAACAACAAATCATAAAGTAGAACAACCCTCTTAACAAAACAAATTGCTTAAACTTAAAGATATTTCACCTTAATCGTGGATCACTTGTACAAGGTGTAAAGAACCAACCTTGACCGCAACTATAACCAGAATAGATCAGCTGCGACGATCAATTAGAAGAGTTTAGCTGATAAAATAAATAAGCATTGTGCCTTTTTTCCAACAGGGTACATTTACATCAAGATACAAATATCCAAATAACAATTTTAGTTCTAAAAAATCATTGGTAATAGTCCGTAATCACAAGACTTTTCACATAATAAGATAACAAACCAGACCTTATTAGAAATTGGTCCTTGTGCCAGGTAAGGTTTCTCATTACGTAAATGATGAAAGCCGTAAGCCACCTGAGCATCCATTCCTGTAATATAGATCCAAAAAATAAGGAGGCTTGTGTAGAATGATAAAAAATACAGCCCTGGTCTGCTTCATATAAAACTAAGAGGGAGCgaaccacacacacacacatatactaATACAGAATAATTATCAGCTCTTAGACAAGTCAAAAATCACACAAACATACCTAAGCTAAAGTAATTATAAAATACTCCTTCATAACAAGTCTTTTTCTCAGGCAACTCCCCTTCAATCTCCAACCCCTGCATTTAAATACATTTAACCTATTTAGGTTAATTTGttcacatgaaaataaataaatttaatactTCACATTTTACAAAGACTAACACAAAACATATTCTAAGTTTAATATGCAGCACATCAAAGATTTCAAAACAAAGTTCATTTTCTTACAAGCAATTAAAAAAATAGCTTTAAAAAAAGTTAAATTTTCCatgtttatattgttttatatatCTTGATGATTAGAATAAATCTCTCTAGATACAAACACTAGAAtgaaaataggaaaaaaaaacaattaattacATCAAAACTTCAAAAATCCCATCAAATAGCCTCTACAATTTTATTTTTCTGCATGAATTATAAGATTCAAAAGAATGATGCACAAGAAATTGCCTAATGTCACATCTAGCATTATACACAATCCAGAGCAGAGCAATGGATTATATGCTATAATGCTATATAGTCCACCTTCTCACTGATTATtcttacttaaaaaaaaaaaacttttgtgAGGCTTTAACAATATGAGAACCTAATATTTCATAGCAGAGCAACAGCACAGATATTAGGCCCATAACGCAACCTGATCGTTATAACTTCGCTGCTAACATACCTGAATTCGAAACCAGTAACAGCGAATGAAAACAGGCATAGGCAGTGGAAAGAATATATCAGGAGTTAACTAATAACTGTATGACAAAAACAGAAAATATAATTTGAACTCAAACAGAAAAACAGACTAATAACTTCATTTTTTGCAATGAATATCAGATACAGAAGGTGAGCATGGATTAGAGTTCAATGCAGAGCAATTGTTTTCCCCCAACTGTTTGTAATTGTCATCACCAAAAACTGGAGTGAACTCGTTACTCGAATTTTGGGATGAGATTAAGGAAGAAAACAATCCATTTATGTCATAGGTTTCTACATTTTCATATGAATTAGCATTTTCCAATGTGCTAAACACATCAAGATTTTCGGTTTCCTGAAAGAGCCTCATTGTTTGATCCACAAAGTCCAATCTTTCAAATATCTACAGCAGTAACAACAATGGCAGAGCATTAATCAATTAACAGCTCAATCACAGAACACTAATCGAACGATTAAGCATAAATATTCATAGAAGTGATCTAACCTTCTCAGTAGATCCAAACTGTACTAGTC
It encodes the following:
- the LOC133819003 gene encoding diacylglycerol kinase 3-like; its protein translation is MDAQVAYGFHHLRNEKPYLAQGPISNKLIYSGYSCGQGWFFTPCTSDPRLRGLTNILRLHVKKVNCSEWEQITVPSSVRAIVALNLHNYGSGRHPWGNMKPDYLEKKKFVEAHADDGLLEIFGLKHGWHASFVMVELISAKHIAQVLLFIFDLIFILSYVL